One Fusobacterium varium genomic window, TTTTAACATCCATTTTTCTAATATTAATAAAACTTTTAATATTAACTTATTTGAACTAGTTGGGATATCCAGATTTTCATATACTATTTTCCCTTCAAATTTACTTAAAATCGTTAATAATAACATATCCCATTGTGAAGCAATTATTATATCTGGATTATATTCATTTATTACTTTTTTTATAAACAACAAATAATTTTTCATTCCTAACAATTTTTTTATTTTCTTTCCATATCCTTCATTACTAGAATATACATAATTTTCACTATCTTCTACTTTTCTATTTTCTCTATTCCAAGCACAAAATTTAACTTCATATTTTTCTTTTAAAGAATCTATAATTCTTCTATTTCTTGTATTTATAAAATAAACACCGTCTATTAATAATATTTTTTTCATTCTACCCTCTCTCATGGTTGTTTTTTATATTTAATCACTCCGTTCAAAGCATAGTTTATAAAATAGTATATACTTTGAAATAAATTTAACTTTTCATATTTCCTATAAATATTCCATGTCCATATTGCACTTTTTACTTTATTTGAAGATACACTTATCTTCCCTATTCTACATAATGAATCATATTCTTCATTTCTAATAGAAATATTTCCTTCTCTTAAAATATCTAAAAAGAAAGCATAATCTTCATGTTTTATATTAGGTATCAGATTTTTTATTATTTCTTTTTTTAATACCATAGTCATTGTTTTAAATTGATTTCCTAATAATAACTTTTTATAATCAATCTCTTTATCTGTTGTTACTTTTTTTATAATCTCTCCATTTAAATTACAAAAATAATAATTACCATGACTTATTTTTAACTTTTTTTCTTTCATAAAATTAATTTGCTTTTCCAATTTATTTTCATACCATAAATCATCACTATCTAAAAAAGCTATATATTCTCCTTTTGCTTCTTCAATGCCTTTATTCCTAGTTATAGCTGGTCCACTATTTTTATCATTTTTTAAATACTTTATTCTTTTATCTTTTTCTAAATATTTTTTTATAATTTCATAACTATTATCAGTTGAACAATCATCTATCAATAACAATTCCCAATTAGAATATGTTTGAT contains:
- a CDS encoding glycosyltransferase family 2 protein, with the translated sequence MEPLVSIITPVYNAQDYLEETILSVLNQTYSNWELLLIDDCSTDNSYEIIKKYLEKDKRIKYLKNDKNSGPAITRNKGIEEAKGEYIAFLDSDDLWYENKLEKQINFMKEKKLKISHGNYYFCNLNGEIIKKVTTDKEIDYKKLLLGNQFKTMTMVLKKEIIKNLIPNIKHEDYAFFLDILREGNISIRNEEYDSLCRIGKISVSSNKVKSAIWTWNIYRKYEKLNLFQSIYYFINYALNGVIKYKKQP